The nucleotide window CTATACACATTGACCATTACCTGAGCATAGGGATCTCCGCCGGGATCGATATGGCGGGCTCGCAGGCCTTCATCTTTCTGGGCATTGATATACCACTGGAACTGCCGGGCCGGCCAGCGGCTGTCATCGAGATTCATCTCTTTGGCGAGCCGCTTGATCAGTCGCAGCTGATCATCGGAATCCATTATCTGGAAGTTTTCCATCAGTCCGGCATCGCGCCAGTGAGCCCGCAGAATCCGGTGAGCCAGACCGTGGAACGTGCCGACCCACATGCCGCTGGGGTTCAGCCCCATCAGCTCCTCAATTCGTCCACGCATCTCTTTAGCGGCTTTATTGGTAAAGGTTACCGCCATGATTGAGTAGGGCGATAATCCCTCTGTCTGCACCAGCCAGGCGATCCGGTGTACCAGGACACGAGTCTTACCGGAGCCGGCACCGGCCAGTACCAGCATATTGCAGACCGGTGCGGAGACCGCTTCCCGCTGAGCTTCATTAAGGGAATCAAGGAGATGGGATACGTCCATAGGGCTTCTTCAGATAGCTGTATAAATATTCAGTAGGGGATTATAGCTGCGCCTGCGGTGAGTAGCCAGACGCAAAGCGGGGAACTGCAGCCGTTAGTCGCTTGGAGTCACTAAAAATGTGACTTGCCAGTGGTTAGGAAAAGCCTTCTTATCTGGAATATCAAAGGGCTGACATTAGTGGGGCCTTAAAAGAAAAATAGTTGGCGCTCCCCCTGAGGTTTCCAGAAAATCCGGCTAGCCACTAGCTATGGCAACGTCGCGGGGGTCTTAATCCGCTGTAGCAGTATCCGCCGGAACTCTTCCGGGTCTTTAATCTTCTGGGTGGAACCGGGGTCCAGCGCCGGGATCAGGCGGGACAACCAGAAACGCATCGCCGCAGTACGCACCAGCTGTGGCCAGGCGAGGTATTCATTTTCGTCGAAGGGTCTGACTTTGCCATAGGCGGTCAGGAGTGCCTGTTCCCGCAGCGGATCAATCGAGCCATCGGCGTTGACGCACCAGTCGTTGGCGACAATTGCCAGATCGTATAGCAGATATCCGGTACAGGCGTTATAGATATCCAGAATGGCGCTTAGCTTATCACCCTCAAACAGCGCGTTATCATAGAACAGATCGCCGTGGATAGCGCCTTGTGGCAGATTCCAGGGCTGCTCACGCAGCTGATCAAACAGATCAACCTCAGTGCGCAGTAGTTGTGCATCCTCATCCGATAGCTTATCGGCAATATGTTGTGACTCACGGCGCCACCAGAAAACCCCCCGGTGGGCCTGACGTTGCAGGTAAAAATCACGCCCAGCCTGGTGAAACTGTGCCAGTGCCGCACCGATCTGGCTGCAATGGCTCTCGGTCAGGGTTTCGATATGATGGCCGGACAGTCGGGGTTGCAAGAGTGCCGGGCGGCCATGCAGGCTTTTCAGGGCGATACCGTTGTTGTCCTTGAACGGGAAAGGCACCGGACAGCCACGCTCTGCCAGCCAGGTGGTCAGCTCGACAAAGTAGGGCATCTCGTCCTGATTCAACTCTTCGAAAAGAGTGAGTACATACTCCTGCTGCAGGCCTTCGTTATTAAGGGTAACAAAGTAGTTGGTGTTTTCGATACCGCCGTCAATCCCTTTGAAATCTA belongs to Amphritea atlantica and includes:
- a CDS encoding homoserine kinase, giving the protein MAVYTEVSKTDLETLLKDYDLGKLIDFKGIDGGIENTNYFVTLNNEGLQQEYVLTLFEELNQDEMPYFVELTTWLAERGCPVPFPFKDNNGIALKSLHGRPALLQPRLSGHHIETLTESHCSQIGAALAQFHQAGRDFYLQRQAHRGVFWWRRESQHIADKLSDEDAQLLRTEVDLFDQLREQPWNLPQGAIHGDLFYDNALFEGDKLSAILDIYNACTGYLLYDLAIVANDWCVNADGSIDPLREQALLTAYGKVRPFDENEYLAWPQLVRTAAMRFWLSRLIPALDPGSTQKIKDPEEFRRILLQRIKTPATLP